A window of the Natronomonas salina genome harbors these coding sequences:
- a CDS encoding response regulator, whose product MASRRTGESVDILLVEDNPGDVRLTQEAFAELDLEDALYVVNDGETALDFVNQRGAHEDAPRPDLVLLDLNLPKIDGMTVLDEIKTDPELRRIPVVVLTGSGAQEDIVESYDRHSNAYLTKPIDPEEFVDLVGSFEDFWLSLVELPPSNQ is encoded by the coding sequence ATGGCTAGCCGCCGTACGGGGGAGTCGGTCGACATCCTCCTCGTCGAAGACAACCCGGGCGACGTCCGGTTGACGCAGGAGGCGTTCGCCGAACTCGACCTCGAGGACGCACTCTACGTGGTGAACGACGGGGAGACGGCCCTCGACTTCGTCAACCAGCGGGGGGCCCACGAGGACGCGCCGCGGCCCGATCTCGTCCTGCTGGACCTGAACCTCCCGAAGATCGACGGGATGACGGTCCTCGACGAGATCAAGACCGACCCGGAGCTCCGGCGCATCCCCGTGGTCGTCCTGACCGGTTCGGGCGCCCAGGAGGACATCGTCGAGAGCTACGACCGCCACTCGAACGCCTACCTGACCAAACCCATCGATCCGGAGGAGTTCGTCGACCTCGTCGGCTCCTTCGAGGACTTCTGGCTATCGCTCGTCGAACTTCCACCGAGTAACCAATGA
- a CDS encoding bacterio-opsin activator domain-containing protein, translated as MTQETSPHTLLIEDNPGDARYIRELLQEAQDVSERRFDGGGMLAERPVDADHGDETLVHETELGAGLERLESEPFDVVLLDLNLPDSAGLDTLTAARDQVETIPIVVLTGLRDREMGLEALRQGADEYLVKDEINPGLLVRSIYHAIERKAHEREQKRYETLIEESTDVNAILDTDGSISYVTPSVEYVLGYDQDEMVDEDAFEYIHPEDAEEAKSEFEKTVTDPGYRASAEFRFRDADDDWVVLHARGRNLMSDPSIEGVVVYTHDITDLKEYERQLEQQRERLEALNQLNGVVQGITEAVIEQSTREEIEQVACERLAASDSYEFAWIGERSGSDVTVRASAGVDGYLDEVDISTNPEDETSKGPTGKALQTGEIQTTLDIRSDPSYEPWRETADEYGFQSSAAVPIRHEDTIYGVLNIYADRPDAFRGEERTVIDHLGEIVGHAIVAAERKQALMSDAVVELEIGIPDVFRAGEGGLAEDPIRIERAVPVTDDEFLLYGTTSEAAVEKMVAYAEQEPGWEEVTTVSETPDGVRFELRLSEPPVLSVVASVGGSVEEAVIEGGDYRLTIHLPQGTDVQGVLNRIQETYPQANALARRQVTRSDDPARRLTRAWMDDLTDRQRTALEAAYFSGIFEWPRHSSGEEVAESLGVSSPTFHQHVRAAEKKIFGALLEDSSFDET; from the coding sequence ATGACACAGGAAACTTCCCCGCACACGCTGCTCATCGAGGACAACCCAGGCGACGCCCGCTACATCAGAGAGCTGCTCCAGGAGGCCCAGGACGTCTCCGAGCGGCGGTTCGACGGCGGCGGGATGCTCGCCGAGCGGCCGGTCGACGCCGACCACGGCGACGAGACGCTCGTCCACGAGACGGAACTCGGCGCCGGGCTCGAGCGCCTCGAGTCCGAACCGTTCGACGTCGTCCTGCTCGACCTGAACCTCCCGGACAGCGCCGGGCTCGACACCCTCACGGCGGCCCGCGACCAGGTGGAGACGATCCCGATCGTCGTCCTGACCGGCCTCCGCGACCGCGAGATGGGCCTGGAGGCGCTCCGGCAGGGGGCCGACGAGTACCTCGTGAAGGACGAGATCAACCCCGGGCTGCTGGTCCGCTCCATCTACCACGCCATCGAGCGGAAGGCCCACGAGCGCGAGCAGAAGCGCTACGAGACGCTCATCGAGGAGTCCACCGACGTCAACGCCATCCTCGACACCGACGGATCGATCAGCTACGTCACGCCGTCCGTCGAGTACGTCCTCGGCTACGACCAGGACGAGATGGTCGACGAGGACGCCTTCGAGTACATCCACCCCGAGGACGCCGAGGAGGCGAAGTCCGAGTTCGAGAAGACGGTGACCGACCCCGGGTACCGGGCGAGCGCGGAGTTCCGGTTCCGGGACGCCGACGACGACTGGGTCGTCCTCCACGCCCGCGGCCGGAACCTGATGTCGGACCCCTCCATCGAGGGCGTCGTCGTCTACACCCACGACATCACCGACCTGAAGGAGTACGAGCGCCAGCTCGAACAGCAGCGCGAGCGACTGGAGGCGCTCAACCAGCTCAACGGCGTCGTCCAGGGAATCACGGAGGCGGTCATCGAACAGTCGACTCGCGAGGAGATCGAGCAGGTCGCCTGCGAGCGCCTCGCCGCCTCCGACTCCTACGAGTTCGCCTGGATCGGCGAGCGCTCGGGCTCCGATGTGACCGTGCGCGCCTCCGCTGGCGTCGACGGCTACCTCGACGAGGTCGACATCTCGACGAACCCCGAGGACGAGACGAGCAAGGGACCGACGGGGAAGGCCCTGCAGACGGGCGAGATACAGACGACCCTCGACATCCGGTCGGACCCGTCGTACGAACCCTGGCGAGAGACGGCCGACGAGTACGGCTTCCAGTCGTCGGCCGCCGTCCCGATCCGCCACGAGGACACCATCTACGGCGTCCTGAACATCTACGCGGACCGGCCCGACGCCTTCCGAGGCGAGGAGCGGACGGTCATCGACCACCTCGGCGAGATCGTCGGCCACGCCATCGTGGCCGCCGAGCGCAAGCAGGCCCTGATGAGCGACGCCGTCGTCGAGCTCGAGATCGGCATCCCGGACGTCTTCCGGGCGGGCGAGGGCGGCCTCGCGGAGGACCCCATCCGCATCGAGCGCGCGGTGCCGGTCACCGACGACGAGTTCCTCCTCTACGGGACGACCTCGGAGGCCGCCGTCGAGAAGATGGTGGCGTACGCCGAGCAGGAGCCCGGGTGGGAGGAGGTGACCACGGTCAGCGAGACGCCGGACGGCGTCCGGTTCGAGCTCCGACTCTCGGAGCCGCCGGTCCTCTCGGTCGTCGCGTCTGTCGGCGGCTCCGTCGAGGAGGCGGTCATCGAGGGCGGCGACTACCGGCTGACCATCCACCTCCCGCAGGGGACCGACGTCCAGGGGGTGCTCAACCGCATCCAGGAGACGTACCCGCAGGCCAACGCCCTCGCCCGGCGGCAGGTGACCCGCTCGGACGACCCCGCCCGTCGGCTGACCCGCGCGTGGATGGACGACCTCACGGACCGACAGCGGACGGCCCTCGAGGCCGCCTACTTCTCGGGCATCTTCGAGTGGCCCCGGCACAGCTCCGGCGAGGAGGTCGCGGAGTCCCTCGGCGTCTCCTCGCCGACGTTCCACCAGCACGTCCGGGCCGCCGAGAAGAAGATCTTCGGCGCGCTGCTGGAGGACTCGTCCTTCGACGAGACCTAG
- the moaC gene encoding cyclic pyranopterin monophosphate synthase MoaC, with translation MSDESDLTHVTDEGDAQMVDVGDKPDTARRAVARGEIHLSASTVEAIEDDAVEKGDVLATARIGAIQAVKHTWETIPMCHQIPVTNVDVAFDVADERVTLEVAVETTGKTGCEMEALEGVTTGLNVVWDMVKAAEKDDDGQYPGTRISDVEVVSKEKREL, from the coding sequence ATGAGCGACGAGTCGGACCTCACGCACGTCACCGACGAGGGCGACGCCCAGATGGTCGACGTCGGCGACAAGCCCGACACGGCCCGCCGGGCGGTCGCCCGGGGGGAGATCCACCTCTCGGCGTCCACCGTCGAGGCCATCGAGGACGACGCCGTCGAGAAGGGCGACGTCCTCGCGACGGCCCGGATCGGCGCCATCCAGGCTGTCAAGCACACCTGGGAGACCATCCCGATGTGTCACCAGATCCCCGTCACGAACGTCGACGTCGCCTTCGACGTCGCGGACGAACGCGTGACCCTGGAGGTGGCCGTCGAGACGACCGGGAAGACGGGCTGCGAGATGGAGGCCCTCGAGGGCGTCACGACCGGTCTCAACGTCGTCTGGGACATGGTCAAGGCCGCCGAGAAGGACGACGACGGCCAGTACCCCGGGACGCGCATCTCCGACGTCGAGGTCGTCTCCAAGGAAAAGCGGGAACTGTAG
- the hflX gene encoding GTPase HflX, protein MTGTNGKAVVAKRVDDGHPDTEEIRDLAHAAGYAVAGEVTQTRTEDPAFCLGEGKVDELATTVAATDATTVIFDNQLGPYQTYNLGTKLPEGVEVVDRFKLILDIFGQRAQTKKAQLQVELAELRYELPRAEAKTSLAKRDERPGFMGLGEYDESREQDIKAQISRISDELERIERTEAHRREQRRESGFDLVALAGYTNAGKSTLLRRLAADVDIDENEGLHPDLDATAESENRLFTTLGTTTRRAEFDRRNVLVTDTVGFISDLPHWLVESFKSTLSEVYRADLVLLVVDVSDPIEEIREKLVTCHDTLYERNEAPIVTVLNKIDQVDDEELREKREALEALAPNPVAISAKDGENVAELRERIDAELPEWRRERLVVPMTDETMSLVSWVHDHGDVESVDYGDQVTIDFEARPAIVEQARAKAGELTAAPAE, encoded by the coding sequence GTGACAGGGACCAACGGCAAAGCCGTCGTCGCCAAGCGGGTCGACGACGGTCACCCGGACACGGAGGAGATACGCGACCTCGCGCACGCGGCCGGCTACGCGGTCGCCGGCGAGGTGACCCAGACCCGGACCGAGGACCCCGCCTTCTGCCTCGGCGAGGGGAAGGTCGACGAGCTCGCGACCACCGTCGCCGCGACGGACGCGACGACGGTGATCTTCGACAACCAGCTCGGGCCCTACCAGACGTACAACCTAGGGACGAAGCTCCCGGAGGGCGTCGAGGTCGTCGACCGCTTCAAGCTCATCCTCGACATCTTCGGCCAGCGCGCCCAGACGAAGAAGGCCCAGCTCCAGGTGGAGCTCGCGGAGCTGCGCTACGAGCTCCCGCGCGCGGAGGCAAAGACCTCGCTGGCCAAGCGCGACGAGCGCCCCGGCTTCATGGGGCTCGGCGAGTACGACGAGTCCCGCGAGCAGGACATCAAGGCCCAGATCAGCCGCATCAGCGACGAACTCGAGCGCATCGAGCGGACGGAGGCCCACCGCCGCGAGCAGCGCCGGGAGTCCGGCTTCGACCTCGTCGCGCTGGCGGGTTACACGAACGCCGGCAAGTCGACGCTGCTGCGCCGCCTCGCCGCGGACGTCGACATCGACGAGAACGAGGGGCTCCACCCGGACCTCGACGCCACCGCCGAGTCGGAGAACCGGCTGTTCACGACGCTCGGGACGACCACGCGACGCGCGGAGTTCGACCGCCGGAACGTGCTCGTCACCGACACCGTCGGCTTCATCTCGGATCTGCCCCACTGGCTGGTCGAGTCGTTCAAGTCGACGCTCTCGGAGGTGTACCGCGCCGACCTCGTGCTGCTGGTCGTGGACGTCTCCGACCCCATCGAGGAGATCCGGGAGAAGCTGGTGACGTGTCACGACACCCTCTACGAGCGCAACGAGGCGCCGATCGTCACCGTCCTCAACAAGATCGACCAGGTCGACGACGAGGAGCTCCGCGAGAAGCGGGAGGCCCTGGAGGCGCTGGCGCCGAACCCCGTCGCCATCAGCGCGAAGGACGGCGAGAACGTCGCCGAGCTGCGCGAGCGCATCGACGCCGAGCTCCCGGAGTGGCGCCGCGAGCGGCTGGTCGTCCCGATGACCGACGAGACGATGAGCCTCGTCTCCTGGGTCCACGACCACGGCGACGTCGAGTCGGTCGACTACGGCGACCAGGTCACCATCGACTTCGAGGCCCGCCCCGCCATCGTCGAGCAGGCGCGGGCGAAGGCCGGCGAACTCACGGCCGCGCCGGCCGAGTGA
- a CDS encoding ribosome assembly factor SBDS, translated as MISLDEAVTARLESHGERFEVLVDPDAALAIKRGEFDGELEEVIAAEDVFEDASSGDRPPEEALEEVFGTTDPLEIIPQVIERGEIQITADQRREMQEQKHRKLVNQIARNAVNPQMDDAPHPPERIERALEEAGFQVDPMEPVENQVDEALDDLRPVIPIRFDEVVMAVQVPAEYAGSAQSQIRQFGDLQREEWQADGSWVGVIEFPAGLQNEFYDLVNEHTSGEAETRVVKDEDEIGTR; from the coding sequence ATGATATCCCTTGACGAGGCCGTGACCGCCCGTCTGGAGTCCCACGGCGAACGGTTCGAGGTGCTCGTCGACCCCGACGCGGCGCTGGCCATCAAACGCGGCGAGTTCGACGGCGAACTCGAGGAGGTCATCGCCGCGGAGGACGTCTTCGAGGACGCCTCCTCCGGCGATCGACCGCCCGAGGAGGCCCTCGAGGAGGTCTTCGGGACGACGGACCCCCTCGAGATCATCCCCCAGGTCATCGAGCGCGGGGAGATACAGATCACCGCCGACCAGCGCCGGGAGATGCAGGAGCAGAAGCACCGGAAGCTCGTCAACCAGATCGCGCGGAACGCGGTGAACCCGCAGATGGACGACGCGCCGCACCCCCCGGAGCGCATCGAGCGCGCCCTGGAGGAGGCGGGCTTCCAGGTGGACCCGATGGAGCCCGTCGAGAACCAGGTCGACGAGGCCCTCGACGACCTCAGGCCGGTCATCCCCATCCGCTTCGACGAGGTCGTGATGGCGGTGCAGGTGCCCGCGGAGTACGCCGGCAGCGCGCAGTCCCAGATCCGCCAGTTCGGCGACCTCCAGCGGGAGGAGTGGCAGGCCGACGGCTCCTGGGTCGGCGTCATCGAGTTCCCCGCCGGCCTCCAGAACGAGTTCTACGACCTCGTCAACGAGCACACCAGCGGCGAGGCCGAGACCCGCGTCGTGAAGGACGAGGACGAGATCGGGACGCGGTAG
- a CDS encoding S8 family serine peptidase produces the protein MSNDNYDVSRRTFMKAAGLTAAAGAVGASANGVAAHGGFHSEFANWRVREAEKVWERGYRGRADRTLGLTDSGIDARHPDLGPWNGVRVVSEADGSLRLIDGEDVPEETETGETENASGTATGGTFATGSEEVAAEFTAPAADRLHADLYWSPDAAEVEAVAEEDLSGPNDYEFRIDRRVDDGWEAVGSAATATMPESVTVDVSEGETYRYVIEHYAAVAAQYEIEGRYTVLEGEFVDLDAQAVFEDVDTISAGTPKTLGWYNETDQYGTFGEPRDENGHGTHCASIMAGSGRASHPDPGTVQEAEPNAVLTAGDVLSYEVEVTEPRSGVFASAYGDAIELVVEGPDGRQVAAAELASDTGEWDNVLAVGPAETAGTHTVYVRPTGGELVSTGRVESVSVGALRDAESTAGDRTADGDATVHAGVAPNAGIVGLQGLSGPTADLGEDAAFFAETFNMRAVNMSWGYAGGLPLGAFGGQLDDTIGSIASIAEAGILPVAAAGNAATPANGNGAPGVAEEAVSVVATGALDGIAAYSSGGIGGFDADGEFHGKPDVTAPGGTLTTQAFAADIGEDPEDDEAVRGYTGKSGTSMASPYACGVVGLLAEAMESDDAPDSICLPEPADADRADAMRLKAALLSTASTTAFTAAPYHRAKAPTYTHAERDPFEGYGRVNPDAAVDAVTRELLDTDGLAPNETVSASSSETVGLDRPTDARAVAGYVDADGTLEASVSFSHYGGGNAAMAKGDPHVDLFVYDAATPAGSGEPNVLASDQGVQGSASVSVDVEDAVVYVVAKLVNVPGAVNGFDVQAHFDLDVSLTAPDLPAFLAAGTREGDGSVFTGGQTNSVTVSLEDVTEVDRVRVTDRIPDGWRFAEEYSDGTESDGLVNFGEVDVSSLSDGDVAFTYFVEAPSGLENTATYDFGPARVEVVEGGEGVRNDEAGFTGTQTVAVVGQDTSL, from the coding sequence ATGAGCAACGACAACTACGACGTCTCGCGGCGGACCTTCATGAAGGCCGCCGGCCTGACGGCCGCCGCGGGCGCGGTGGGTGCGAGCGCGAACGGCGTCGCAGCGCACGGTGGGTTCCACTCCGAGTTCGCCAACTGGCGGGTTCGCGAAGCGGAGAAGGTCTGGGAGCGCGGCTACCGCGGTCGCGCCGACCGGACGCTCGGGCTAACGGACTCCGGGATCGACGCCCGACACCCCGACCTCGGCCCCTGGAACGGCGTCCGGGTCGTCAGCGAGGCCGACGGCAGCCTCCGGCTGATCGACGGCGAGGACGTCCCCGAGGAGACCGAGACCGGCGAGACCGAGAACGCCTCCGGGACCGCCACCGGCGGGACGTTCGCGACGGGCAGCGAGGAGGTCGCCGCGGAGTTCACCGCGCCGGCCGCCGACCGTCTCCACGCCGATCTGTACTGGTCGCCCGACGCCGCCGAGGTCGAGGCGGTCGCCGAGGAGGACCTCTCGGGGCCGAACGACTACGAGTTCCGCATCGACCGGCGGGTCGACGACGGCTGGGAGGCCGTCGGCAGCGCGGCGACCGCGACGATGCCCGAGTCGGTCACCGTCGACGTCTCCGAGGGCGAGACCTACCGGTACGTCATCGAGCACTACGCCGCCGTCGCCGCACAGTACGAGATCGAGGGGCGGTACACGGTCCTGGAGGGCGAGTTCGTGGACCTCGACGCCCAGGCAGTCTTCGAGGACGTCGACACAATCTCTGCCGGGACGCCGAAGACCCTCGGCTGGTACAACGAGACGGACCAGTACGGCACGTTCGGCGAACCGAGAGACGAGAACGGCCACGGGACGCACTGCGCGTCCATCATGGCCGGCAGCGGCCGGGCGAGCCACCCCGACCCCGGGACGGTCCAGGAGGCGGAGCCGAACGCGGTGTTGACGGCCGGCGACGTGCTCTCCTACGAGGTCGAGGTCACCGAACCGCGCAGCGGCGTGTTCGCCTCCGCATACGGCGACGCCATCGAGCTCGTCGTCGAGGGGCCGGACGGGCGGCAGGTGGCCGCGGCCGAACTCGCCTCCGACACCGGCGAGTGGGACAACGTCCTCGCCGTCGGACCCGCGGAGACGGCGGGTACCCACACCGTCTACGTCCGGCCGACCGGCGGCGAACTCGTCTCGACAGGTCGCGTCGAGTCGGTCAGCGTGGGCGCACTGAGGGACGCCGAATCGACGGCCGGTGACAGGACGGCCGACGGGGACGCCACCGTCCACGCGGGCGTCGCGCCGAACGCCGGAATCGTCGGCCTGCAGGGACTCAGCGGCCCGACGGCGGACCTCGGCGAGGACGCGGCGTTCTTCGCCGAGACGTTCAACATGCGGGCGGTGAACATGTCGTGGGGGTACGCCGGCGGCCTGCCGCTCGGCGCCTTCGGCGGGCAACTCGACGACACGATCGGCAGTATCGCGAGCATCGCCGAGGCCGGGATCCTGCCGGTGGCCGCGGCTGGCAACGCCGCGACGCCCGCCAACGGCAACGGCGCGCCAGGAGTCGCCGAGGAGGCCGTCTCCGTGGTCGCAACTGGCGCCCTCGACGGCATCGCCGCGTACTCCTCCGGCGGCATCGGCGGCTTCGACGCCGACGGCGAGTTCCACGGCAAGCCCGACGTGACCGCACCCGGCGGCACGCTGACCACGCAGGCCTTCGCGGCCGACATCGGCGAGGACCCCGAGGACGACGAGGCGGTCCGCGGTTACACCGGGAAGTCCGGGACGTCGATGGCCTCGCCGTACGCCTGCGGCGTCGTCGGGCTCCTGGCGGAGGCGATGGAGAGCGACGACGCGCCGGATAGCATCTGCCTCCCAGAACCGGCGGACGCCGACCGCGCCGACGCGATGCGGCTGAAGGCCGCACTCCTGTCGACCGCGTCGACGACGGCGTTCACCGCGGCGCCGTACCACCGCGCGAAGGCGCCGACGTACACCCACGCCGAGCGCGACCCCTTCGAGGGGTACGGCCGGGTCAACCCCGACGCGGCCGTCGACGCCGTCACCCGTGAATTGCTCGACACCGACGGCCTGGCGCCGAACGAGACCGTCTCGGCGTCCAGCTCGGAGACCGTCGGGCTCGACCGGCCGACGGACGCCCGCGCGGTCGCCGGCTACGTCGACGCCGACGGCACCCTGGAGGCCTCGGTGTCGTTCAGTCACTACGGGGGCGGGAACGCCGCCATGGCGAAGGGCGACCCGCACGTCGACCTCTTCGTCTACGACGCGGCGACGCCGGCGGGCAGCGGCGAGCCGAACGTCCTGGCGAGCGACCAGGGCGTCCAGGGTTCGGCGTCGGTCTCGGTCGACGTCGAGGACGCGGTCGTCTACGTCGTCGCGAAGCTCGTCAACGTGCCCGGCGCCGTCAACGGCTTCGACGTCCAGGCGCACTTCGACCTCGACGTCTCGCTCACGGCGCCGGACCTGCCCGCCTTCTTGGCAGCCGGAACCCGTGAGGGCGACGGGTCGGTCTTCACCGGCGGGCAGACGAACAGCGTCACGGTCTCCCTGGAGGACGTCACCGAGGTGGACCGCGTTCGCGTCACCGACCGCATCCCGGACGGGTGGCGATTCGCCGAGGAGTACAGCGACGGCACCGAGTCCGACGGCCTCGTCAACTTCGGCGAGGTCGACGTCTCGTCGCTGAGCGACGGCGACGTCGCGTTCACCTACTTCGTGGAGGCGCCGAGCGGTCTCGAGAACACCGCCACCTACGACTTCGGTCCGGCCCGGGTCGAGGTCGTCGAGGGCGGTGAGGGCGTCCGCAACGACGAGGCCGGGTTCACCGGGACCCAGACGGTCGCGGTGGTCGGCCAGGATACCAGCCTCTAG
- the psmA gene encoding archaeal proteasome endopeptidase complex subunit alpha: protein MQGQSQQQAYDRGITIFSPDGRLYQVEYAREAVKRGTASIGIRTADGVVLAVDKRIRSPLMERTSVEKIHKADDHIGIASAGHVADARQLIDFARRQAQVNQLRYGEPIGVETLTKAVTDHIQQYTQVGGARPFGVALIIGGIEDGEPRLYETDPSGTPYEWQALAVGADRGEIEDYLEENYDDDLELDAGVGLALEALASVNDNSLTPQGIGLATISVGDDGFQELSDDEIETHLADHDLLADEDEDEGNEADEE from the coding sequence ATGCAAGGACAATCGCAGCAGCAGGCGTACGACCGGGGGATCACCATCTTCTCCCCGGACGGACGGCTGTACCAGGTCGAGTACGCGCGCGAAGCGGTCAAACGAGGGACGGCGTCGATCGGCATCCGGACGGCCGACGGCGTCGTGCTGGCGGTCGACAAGCGCATCCGTAGTCCGCTGATGGAGCGGACCAGCGTCGAGAAGATCCACAAGGCCGACGACCACATCGGCATCGCCAGCGCCGGCCACGTGGCCGACGCCCGCCAGCTCATCGACTTCGCCCGCCGGCAGGCGCAGGTCAACCAGCTCCGCTACGGCGAACCGATCGGCGTCGAGACGCTGACGAAGGCCGTCACCGACCACATTCAGCAGTACACCCAGGTCGGCGGCGCCCGCCCGTTCGGCGTCGCGCTCATCATCGGCGGCATCGAGGACGGCGAACCGCGCCTCTACGAGACGGACCCCTCCGGGACGCCCTACGAGTGGCAGGCGCTGGCCGTCGGCGCCGATCGCGGCGAGATCGAGGACTACCTCGAGGAGAACTACGACGACGACCTCGAACTCGACGCCGGCGTCGGCCTCGCCCTGGAGGCGCTCGCCTCCGTCAACGACAACTCGCTGACACCGCAGGGTATCGGCCTCGCGACCATCTCGGTCGGCGACGACGGCTTCCAGGAGCTGTCCGACGACGAGATCGAGACCCACCTGGCGGACCACGACCTGCTGGCCGACGAGGACGAGGACGAGGGCAACGAGGCCGACGAGGAGTAA
- a CDS encoding Rpp14/Pop5 family protein: MKHLPKHLRPRWRYLAVGLASWPDAALDRRTFQRELWFAAQNLLGDAGSADLDGSVLHFRFEDGDGEAVVRARRGEVERLRAVLATMDAVDGQPLGVSVRGVSGTVRACEEKYIRRPGEDSQERTVAFADADRPALVRDDRVDVRLSGGYVGATALEFPDT; the protein is encoded by the coding sequence GTGAAGCACCTCCCGAAGCACCTCCGGCCGCGGTGGCGCTACCTGGCGGTCGGCCTGGCGTCGTGGCCCGACGCCGCCCTCGACCGCCGGACCTTCCAGCGCGAGCTGTGGTTCGCCGCCCAGAACCTCCTGGGCGACGCCGGCAGCGCCGACCTGGACGGGAGCGTCCTCCACTTCCGGTTCGAGGACGGCGACGGCGAGGCGGTCGTCCGCGCCCGGCGCGGGGAGGTCGAGCGGCTCCGGGCCGTCCTGGCGACGATGGACGCCGTCGACGGCCAGCCGCTCGGGGTCTCCGTGCGGGGCGTCAGCGGCACGGTGCGGGCCTGTGAGGAAAAGTATATACGGCGCCCGGGGGAAGATTCGCAGGAGAGAACCGTCGCGTTCGCCGACGCCGACCGGCCCGCCCTCGTCCGGGACGACCGGGTCGACGTGCGTCTCTCCGGCGGCTACGTGGGCGCGACAGCACTCGAGTTTCCCGATACCTGA
- a CDS encoding HEPN domain-containing protein, with translation MSHETRSTEFADAELQKAREALADARILQEGGGSTAGTVDRIYYAAFHAARAVLSVRGSLPEDEDHVPAQFAEDVVIAEETSMEDAQFLNQMRAYRKRGDFEQEPLDLDVEAKIARADRFIEDMAEFC, from the coding sequence ATGTCGCATGAGACCCGATCCACCGAATTTGCGGACGCAGAGCTACAGAAGGCCCGGGAGGCGCTGGCCGACGCACGGATCCTCCAGGAGGGCGGCGGGTCCACGGCCGGGACCGTCGACCGCATCTACTACGCGGCGTTCCACGCCGCCCGCGCCGTCCTGTCGGTCCGCGGGTCGCTCCCAGAGGACGAGGACCACGTCCCCGCGCAGTTCGCCGAGGACGTCGTCATCGCCGAGGAGACGTCGATGGAGGACGCGCAGTTCCTCAACCAGATGCGCGCCTACCGGAAACGGGGCGACTTCGAACAGGAGCCCCTCGACCTCGACGTCGAGGCCAAGATCGCCCGGGCGGACCGGTTCATCGAGGACATGGCCGAGTTCTGCTGA
- a CDS encoding class I SAM-dependent methyltransferase, giving the protein MKKTHEEHAARFDEKASEYDDSKSEEYRACVSLVVDYADPGPEDVVLDLGCGTGAIGLRLAERAAEVIGRDISEGMMEEARRKAEGAGYDNVTFGRGSFLEPNYDGEVDIVVSNFAMHHLSDEEKREAIQVIADLGPRRFVLGDVMFFDEPDPEEPFYSPEVDDPSTVGMLADALTDAGFSLTAVEMVHDQVGVLVAERSA; this is encoded by the coding sequence ATGAAGAAGACGCATGAGGAGCACGCGGCACGGTTCGACGAGAAGGCCTCGGAGTACGACGACTCCAAGAGCGAGGAGTACCGCGCCTGCGTCTCGCTGGTCGTCGACTACGCCGACCCCGGCCCCGAGGACGTCGTCCTCGACCTGGGCTGTGGGACCGGCGCCATCGGACTGCGCCTGGCCGAGCGGGCCGCCGAGGTGATCGGCCGCGACATCAGCGAGGGGATGATGGAGGAGGCCAGACGGAAGGCCGAGGGGGCGGGCTACGACAACGTCACGTTCGGCCGGGGCTCCTTCCTGGAGCCGAACTACGACGGCGAGGTGGACATCGTGGTCTCGAACTTCGCGATGCACCACCTCTCGGACGAGGAGAAGCGCGAGGCTATCCAGGTTATCGCCGACCTCGGGCCGCGGCGGTTCGTGCTCGGTGACGTGATGTTCTTCGACGAACCCGACCCCGAGGAGCCCTTCTACAGCCCCGAAGTCGACGACCCTTCGACCGTCGGCATGCTGGCGGACGCCCTCACCGACGCCGGGTTCTCGCTGACGGCCGTCGAGATGGTCCACGACCAGGTCGGCGTCCTCGTCGCCGAGCGGTCGGCGTAA